One Littorina saxatilis isolate snail1 linkage group LG11, US_GU_Lsax_2.0, whole genome shotgun sequence genomic window, gttcctggagggggattccctgtatacaaaaaatcccacagggtggagtttttcaataaaacttgcaaaccatactcgaatttctaagaaatataaaaaaagattgaaaaacatcaaattctaccgatgccgccaagcatcacgtgactttcagcgatatcagcgacacgctacaggaactaaatcctgtggtattccctgtatacagggaatccccctccaggaactccacctacagggaatcccactcttttggtcgacatagaccccatcagccctagtatacttacctagtccggccctgcacattCACATTAAAAAGATTGTTCTTTGTGCGTGATTGCATGCTGAAACAGTTTGCTACCAGAATCACAGCACATTCAAAGTAATACAGATTTTTAAGAATTCTTTGTGTTAAAATGGTACTATGGTTCTGTTCATTTCTTCTGAGTATGTCATTGGCAGAAGGGAATTTCGGTAGTGCATGCCAACTTGCATACAACTTAGGTTTACGTTATTTGATTTTGACGCCTTTTCCTCTCATTGTTTTTTATTTGAGAGGGAATGCCGTAAGACAAGCATTTCAACTGTAAATTCAGTTTTTGGAAAGGTTTCTGTTACTTTCTGTTACAaatttgttacacaaacatgaatgcatgcacacacacacacatgtatatggACACACACCTGTATCCTGgtcataaggcctaaaaaaaaaaaaggtgtggttacggtaacccgacctaccctatttttaggggccgaccctataacattttattacatttgtaaaaaatctaacacaaaaaccaagaaaacgagtgcagaaaacgcaatgaaagcgaaagcgctcgagtcgcacacttatttccctgtcaagtaggtttaatttgtacacattagaaaaaaaagtttttaaaaaaaagtgattgcctaccttcctaccctattttttttggctatgttaccgtaaccacacctctttttttttggcctaacaactAGCCCACACTTCTTCTAGTTCAAAATGCTTACCATATTCATATCACAACGAACAGTTTGTCTGTCTACCAACAGGTTACAAAGGTCGTCTTGACGATGGCTTTCTACTGAGATTTTTGCGTGCCAAAAAGTTCGACCAGGAGCGGGCATTCAAACAGGTCATTACGTTCTACCAAATGAAGAAGGACAACCCAGAAGTGTTTGAGAATCTGACCCCTCAGCGAGTGCGCCATGTCTTGGAAGCAGGGGTCATAGGGGTGCTGAAGGATCGTGCCCCTGACGGGAGTCGCATCTTTATCTTTCGGCCAGGTACAAAAAATGTGTCGTTAAGTGGAACCCCGCACTAAAAGACCTAAACAAATTGGAGAAAgtcaggttaaaaaaaattaagtaaatTTAGAAAGGTCATGAAGAGaagatctgagaaaaccaggggTTTTAAATTTGTATTGTTGACGGTGGAGATTTGTTCTCTTGTTAGAAAGAGGGGACACAATGCATGCCAGCTTCAATCCATCTTTGACTACCCTGGATGCTGTcccctgatgtgtgtgtgtatgcatcttAGCTGTCTGGTCTCCCCAAGTCTCCCACTGTGCACCCTCAAAAACCCTGAGTGGTTGTCACAATGCTCAATCTGACTGCAAACCTTGAACTTGTCACTTCTGTCAAAAGCAAGACATGGTGAAAGATTCTTTGTGGACTGTATGTGCAGCACGATGACTGAAGTGAGACTGATAATGCGCAGAACAGCTTTGGCATTTCATAGGGACATGCTTGAGAGACTTGGGGTGGAAAGGCAGCTGGACACGCACTCGCACATCAGGGGACAGTATCCAGGGTAGTCGAAGATGGATCAGAGCTCCATATTGTGTCCCCTCTTTCTAGAAAAAGCCAATTAATTAGTTTTATTGGTACTCTTCAGCTTTAAAAGGCGATGATTAATATTAGTGTGTCCTTTAATCGCTCTGTATCTCAAACTGATTTTTAAAAAGCTGAAATTTCTGGAATCTTGTACACAAGTTGTAGAGCTTGAGTcaagttgttttgtttgttagttgctTCTTTTTGTAAGGTAAGTCACTGAACAGTAGAACAATGATAGTTCGGCTATTGAGAATTCTAAACCAGTCAGCTAAATGCTGCTCAGAAAATTGTTTTATTGAATATTGTAGTGAATGATGTGAGAGTTGGTGTAATCATGGTGATGATAATGAGTAAAGCATGTTTGTTGAGTAGACAAAGtagggtgtgtttttttttctttttcagggggggggggggggggggggaagtaaaTTATGATAATTGAAGCAAACATTTTGAATACACTTTATTGCGCCAGTAGATGAGCTGTCCTAGTCATGATTAATTAGGTAGAGTTAGTTAACTTTGATTTTGAATTGTTTCAGGTTGTTGGGACCCGGACAAAGGCCCCATAACAGACATTATGGCAACAAACTTCCTCACAATGTCCAAACTCATTGAGGTGATTGTCTGTTTTGTACGGTGGTCCCAGTCCTCTGTAAATGTAACCAACCATCGGTCGTAATACACAGGGGTTGTAATATAAAGTTTGGAGTTGTTACGTCCATGTTGGGGTCAGACAATGATCCTGAATGATattatgacgggcgcagtggcgtggtggtaagacgcggcctcctaatcgggaggtcgtgactTAGAATCCCGACCGCTGCCGTCTGGTGGGttcagagtggagatttttctgatctcccaggtcaacttatgtgcagacctgctagtgacttaacccccttcgtgtgtacacgcaagcacaagaccaagtgcgcacggaaaagatcctgtaatccatgtcagaggtcggtgggttatagaaacacgaaaataccgagcatgcctcccccgaaatcggtgtatactgcctgaatggcggggtaaaaacggtcatacatgtaaaaatccactcgtgctaaaaacatgagtgaacatgagagtctaagcccatgaacaaagaagaagaatgatATTATGCGCATTTTGCTTGATGCTGCCCGAATATGATCATGTTCTTTTACCAGTACCAAACTGGTTTTGTTTGCAGAGAGGATTTCAGCATGTTTTCCTCCTGACTTGGAGGGGGTATCTGGATTCCATTATagttttatggggggggggggggggggtcgatggTAGTGTTacaaggggtcttaaaaggggggtctgATGTAGTTTTTCCAGCTGGcgtaaaggcccactccgcctcccgtaaaccatcagtttgtGATCCCAGAGCCCCACAAGCTTTTACATACATAACAAACCCACTTTCATTTGAACGCTTACAACTAGggacatcctggctgctttctgatAAGATGCTTGGCTGAAACCACTGTATATGCGGCCCGTCACGGATGTGTTAATGACTGTCTGGATTTGTTGTGTTTCAGGAGGAAGAGACTCAGGTGTGTGGTTTTACAATGATCAACGACATGAAGGACATTGGCTGGCACCAGGCCAAACACGTTTCTCCCATGTACGCTCGCCGGGTCTCATCCATGCTGCAGGtcagcttgttgttgttgttgttgttgttgttgttgttgttgttgttgttgttgttgttgttgttgttgttgttcccccTACGctcgccggtgtcacgatttcatctttcgcctgtgtacatatttccccctcgacatatactcaagactgaaatgttgtttcctggtaaaattaagaagtgaaattatttaaggaggaaaagcatgtcagtttcttgcatgtgaagaaaataggtggtaaaatttaatagatttcaaccccaaaatcgaattcttcgaaaacgtgtactgagtggttacgtcccttgagtaagaaggaaacattttaggatgaatcaaatttctaagttaaataaaacaaattggttggacaaatttggccccatgaatgtaaggtacacaaggtcgctcatcagtactatcgaagggtgtttttttgttcagtgtagagtttatactagatcaacgaggccgagaagcgaaatatcaacacggcgaaagatgaaaacgtcacaccgggtctgATCCATGCTGCAGGtcagcttgttgttgttgctgtttggaGACAAAGCCAGTCAAAGAAGTGTGAGATTTTAGagctaccgtactttccgggtcataaggcccgacttttttcctcgagttcgacccctgcgtcttgtataatgaagcgcctaatccgtgtatgaaatacgaaaaaaatcaaagagaccgcttgagtaccagtcaaacaacttgtgataatgcatgtttcagctactaggtactgccctgcctttgatctggccgcacacacagatttccactctgttaaactcggtcactgaccggtcactgaccccggtgcaggaagtgtttcctctctcagatatgacaggggaaccacctctcatggcaaaaactgggtcattgacccctgggaagaaggtcgtgtctataaacaaggccacccagctatcacaatgcctttgatctggccgcacacacagagcacacatattttcactcagttaaagtcggtcactgaccccggtgcaggaagtgtttcctctctcagatatgacaggggaaccacctctcatggcaaaaactgggtcattttggtgcgccctatcggccccctgcgtccaatgggtgactggattacaattttgtttaaaaagaagggggtgcgtcttgtataacgaagcgccttgtcacccggaaagtacagtaatttcttagccctacaaAAACTGCTATGGGTACGCAAAGGTTGACAAGAGCATAGATTACCAGGAGACAGCAGCagtcagaccccatcacaaacactaTGTTTAGTAGAAATAATAAAAGTAGTACAGATTTTCACTTTTGCAGGAGGCTTTTCCAGCCcggataaagaagatgaacatcTTGAACGAGCCGACTTTCTTTGACGTGATCTTTGCCATTCTCAAACAATTCATGAAggaaaaaatactgaaaagggTAAGTGCAATGATTTTTTACTGATGCTGATGCAAAACATTGCATAGTTCTGAATAGGTTACATTTGGCTCATATGCATTTCATCCATGTTGAGACAGCACGTAAAAATATGGAAGTTGTCACTTGACGCTTTGCCAAGAGTGACGTCGTTCATATTCTTACATACTGtcggacgggcgcagtggcgtagtggataagacatggATCGGCCTCATAATAGGACGTTTTTGAGTTCAAATCCTGGcagcggccgcctg contains:
- the LOC138979877 gene encoding alpha-tocopherol transfer protein-like, translated to MSSGKYVCTLSAEMLEKAKKELNEDPNTRHIEIKTLRERLEKVPGYKGRLDDGFLLRFLRAKKFDQERAFKQVITFYQMKKDNPEVFENLTPQRVRHVLEAGVIGVLKDRAPDGSRIFIFRPGCWDPDKGPITDIMATNFLTMSKLIEEEETQVCGFTMINDMKDIGWHQAKHVSPMYARRVSSMLQEAFPARIKKMNILNEPTFFDVIFAILKQFMKEKILKRIQIHGPKFDKLHESIPKDILPEDFEGSLPKYSNADWCEKLLACEGQFVEENKYGLLDMTIPAKQQKKADATESLGGTFRKLNVD